TATGTCATCGTGACCGATACCGGAGCTATTATGTCGGCTGCTCAGATAAGTGACACCGCAGAACGCGCCGATCGCCGGCCAATCAGGACGCCACGCACCGATCTCAGGCCGCCTGACGGCGCACCAGCGTGAGGATCGTGTACAGCGCCACGGGTTCATCGTGCTGGTTGCGCACGTCCACGTCCCAGGCCACCACGCCCTGCGGGATCCCGCCGGCGGGCGTCTCCTTGGCCGTCTTCTGCTTGCAGGTGAGGCGCACCTGGATGGTGTCGCCGATGTACACCGGCTTCACGAACCGCAGGTTGTCCAGGCCGTAGTTGGCCAGCACGGGCCCGGGCGCCGGATCCACGAACAGGCCCGCCGCCGCCGAGACCACGAAGTAGCCGTGCACCACGCGCTTGTCGAAGATCGAGGCGCGGGCCGCGTCGTCGTCCATGTGCGCGTAGAAGAAATCGCCGCTCAGCTCGGCGAACGCCATCACGTCCGCCTCGGTGATCGTGCGGCTGCCGGTGACGAGCGTCTCGCCGATCTCCAACTGCTCGAAATACTTCCGGAACGGATGCACGCCGCCGCGCCGCTGCTCGGCGCCCGGCATCCACTGGTCCATCACCTGCGTGAGCACGGTGGGCGAGCCCTGCACCGCCGTGCGCTGCATGTAGTGCAGCACGCCGCGCACCCCGCCCATCTCCTCGCCGCCGCCGGCACGCCCGGGGCCGCCGTGCACCAGGTTGGGCAGCGGCGATCCGTGCCCCGTGCTCTCCCTGGCGCTGGTGCGATCGAGCACCATGATCCGGCCGTGATACGGGGCCACGCCCAGCACCACCTGCCGCGCCACGCCGCTGCTGGCGGTGAACAGCGAGCCGCACAGGCTGCCGCGCCCCAGTTTGGCCAGCTCGACGGCCTCCTCGAGGTTGGCGTACGGCATCACCGTATTCACGGGCCCGAACGCCTCGACGTCGTGCGGCTCGTGGTGCGCGAAGGGCGCGTCACAGACCAGCAGGATGGGAGCGAAGAACGCCCCCTGGTCGCGGTCGGCGCCAACCACTTCGAAGTCGGACTCGCCGCCGTATACGAGCTCGCCCGCCTGGCGGAGCTGCGCCGTCTTCTCGCCCACGTCGCGCACCTGCCCGCGGCTGGCCAGCGGGCCCATGCGCACGCCCTCCACGCGCGGATCGCCGATCGTGACTTTTCCGAGCCGGGCACGCAGCGCGTTGACGACATCCTGCTCCATGCCGCGCGGCACGATGGTGCGGCGGATGGCGGTGCACTTCTGCCCCGCCTTCACGGTCATCTCGCGCACCACTTCCTTGATGAAGAGATCGAACTCCTCCGTGCCCGGCGCCGCGTCGGGCCCGAGGATGGAGCAGTTGAGCGAGTCGGCCTCCATGTTGAACCGCACCGCGTGCTCGACGATGGCGGGACTCTCCTTGAGCATGCGCCCGGTGGCGGCCGATCCGGTGAACGCCACCGCGTCCTGGCATTCCAGGTGGGAGAGCAGATCGCCGGCGCTGCCGCAGATGAGCTGCAGCGCGCCGTCGGGGAGGATGCCGGACTCAATCATCGTACGGACCATCGCCTCGGTGAGGAACGAGGTGACCGTGGCCGGCTTGACGATGGCCGGCATGCCGGCCAGAAACGTGGGGGCGAGCTTCTCTAGCATGCCCCAGCACGGGAAATTGAAGGCGTTGATGTGCACGGCCACGCCCTCGAGCGGCACGCACAGGTGGCGGGCCACGAAGGTGCCGTGCTTGGACAGCGGCTCCATGGCGCCGTCCACGTAGAAGGTCTCGTTGGGAAAGTCGCGCCGGCCGCGGCTGCCATAGGCGAAGAAGGTGCCGATGCCGCCCTCGATGTCGATCCAGGAATCCTGCGTGGTAGCGCCGGTGGCGGCCGAGATCTCGTAGAAGCGGTCCTTGCGCTCCATCAGGTACTGCGCCATCGCCTTGAGCATGCGGGCGCGCTCGTGGAAGGTCATGGCGCGGAGCTTGGGGCCGCCCACGCGCCGCGCGTAGGCGGCCATCGCCTCGAAGTCCAGACCGCTGCTCGTGGCCTCGCCGATCTTCTCGCCGGTCACGGCGTGGAAGAGCTCGGTGGGCGTGCCGGTGCCGGTGATCCACTGGCCGAGCGCGTAGTTCTGCAGCTTCATGGGCGGTTCCTCGTCTCGTTCCACGTCCGGTAGTTGCGCTCCTGCTCCTGCCGGTCGGCGGGCACGTCGCGCAGCGGCTCGCAGGGCATCCACCCGGCGCGCATGCGCGCCGGCAGCGCGTGATAGACCCGCGTGCCGTCGGTCTTCCACGCCAGCATCTCGTCGGTCACGTCCTTCACGATGCGGGCCGGGTTGCCCACCACGACCTTGCGCGGCGGGATCTCCATGTTGGCGGGCACGAAGCAGAGCGCTCCCACGATGCAGCCGGCGCCGATCACGGCGTGGTCCATGACCACGGCGTTGATGCCGAGCAGCACGTTCTCCCCCAGGCGGCCGCCGTGCAGCACCGAACCGTGTCCCATGTGCGCGCTGTCGTCGAGCACGGCGGTGGCGCCCGGGAAGGCATGGATGGTGCAGTTCTCCTGAACGTTGCAGCCGTGTCCGATGACGACGCCGCCCCAATCGCCGCGAACGGCGGCGCCCGGTCCCACGTACACGTCGCGTCCGATGATCACGTTGCCGGTGACCGCCGCCTGCGGATGGACGAACGCGGACTCGTGCACGACGGGAACGAACCCTTCGAACGCGTAGATCACGCGCGCTCCAGCACCATCGCCATGCCCTGCCCCACGCCGATGCACATGGTGCAGAGCGCGTAGCGGGTGTTGGTGCGCTCGAGTTCGCGCGTGGCGGTGAGCGCCAATCGGGCGCCCGACATGCCCAGCGGATGGCCGAGGGCGATGGCGCCGCCGTTGGGATTCACGCGCGGGTCGTCGTCGGCCAGGCCGAACTCGCGCAGGCAGGCGAGCGACTGCGCCGCGAAGGCTTCGTTCAGCTCGATGACGTCCATCTGGTCGAGCGTGATACCAGCCAGGGCGAGGGCG
This genomic interval from Gemmatimonadaceae bacterium contains the following:
- the paaZ gene encoding phenylacetic acid degradation bifunctional protein PaaZ, giving the protein MKLQNYALGQWITGTGTPTELFHAVTGEKIGEATSSGLDFEAMAAYARRVGGPKLRAMTFHERARMLKAMAQYLMERKDRFYEISAATGATTQDSWIDIEGGIGTFFAYGSRGRRDFPNETFYVDGAMEPLSKHGTFVARHLCVPLEGVAVHINAFNFPCWGMLEKLAPTFLAGMPAIVKPATVTSFLTEAMVRTMIESGILPDGALQLICGSAGDLLSHLECQDAVAFTGSAATGRMLKESPAIVEHAVRFNMEADSLNCSILGPDAAPGTEEFDLFIKEVVREMTVKAGQKCTAIRRTIVPRGMEQDVVNALRARLGKVTIGDPRVEGVRMGPLASRGQVRDVGEKTAQLRQAGELVYGGESDFEVVGADRDQGAFFAPILLVCDAPFAHHEPHDVEAFGPVNTVMPYANLEEAVELAKLGRGSLCGSLFTASSGVARQVVLGVAPYHGRIMVLDRTSARESTGHGSPLPNLVHGGPGRAGGGEEMGGVRGVLHYMQRTAVQGSPTVLTQVMDQWMPGAEQRRGGVHPFRKYFEQLEIGETLVTGSRTITEADVMAFAELSGDFFYAHMDDDAARASIFDKRVVHGYFVVSAAAGLFVDPAPGPVLANYGLDNLRFVKPVYIGDTIQVRLTCKQKTAKETPAGGIPQGVVAWDVDVRNQHDEPVALYTILTLVRRQAA
- a CDS encoding transferase hexapeptide repeat family protein; the protein is MIYAFEGFVPVVHESAFVHPQAAVTGNVIIGRDVYVGPGAAVRGDWGGVVIGHGCNVQENCTIHAFPGATAVLDDSAHMGHGSVLHGGRLGENVLLGINAVVMDHAVIGAGCIVGALCFVPANMEIPPRKVVVGNPARIVKDVTDEMLAWKTDGTRVYHALPARMRAGWMPCEPLRDVPADRQEQERNYRTWNETRNRP